A part of Paraliobacillus zengyii genomic DNA contains:
- a CDS encoding transcriptional regulator SplA domain-containing protein, translating into MEINNLLYNPGDVVYVIIRNPHVQGAANVQQAAVVHDPDQPTDLALFIYETYYPLTDEVAIYQSETEAEEAFLEVFGSPEIEGYHG; encoded by the coding sequence ATGGAAATAAATAATTTATTGTATAACCCAGGTGATGTAGTCTATGTGATTATTAGGAATCCACATGTACAAGGAGCGGCCAATGTTCAACAAGCAGCTGTTGTGCATGATCCTGACCAACCGACTGACCTAGCTTTGTTTATATATGAAACGTATTATCCGTTAACAGATGAAGTTGCAATTTACCAATCTGAAACAGAAGCAGAAGAAGCTTTTTTAGAAGTGTTTGGTTCACCAGAAATTGAGGGTTATCATGGTTAA
- the thiD gene encoding bifunctional hydroxymethylpyrimidine kinase/phosphomethylpyrimidine kinase — translation MIKIPTALTIAGTDPTGGAGIQADLKSFQEREVYGMSILTSAVAQNTRGVSDLHHMPIGFIEKQMQAVFDDIPPDAIKTGMVSTIEMMELIAMYVKKQDSPYVIDPVMVATSGHALMEKESRQVIRDLLIPLATIVTPNVPEAEILVNFKIEDVEDLKKAAKVIVDELGAAAAVVKGGHLEGKAVDVLYDKQVFHLLEAERTYTKHTHGTGCTFSAVITAELAKGQPVLDAVTIGKQFITDAIRYTLNIGTGSGPTNHWGHRLQGLPNQKKEE, via the coding sequence ATGATAAAAATACCTACAGCACTGACGATTGCAGGTACTGATCCAACAGGTGGGGCAGGGATTCAAGCTGATTTAAAGTCATTTCAAGAAAGAGAAGTATATGGAATGAGTATTCTAACTTCTGCAGTTGCACAAAACACGCGTGGTGTTAGTGATCTGCATCATATGCCAATTGGATTTATTGAAAAGCAGATGCAAGCAGTGTTTGATGATATACCGCCAGATGCGATAAAAACAGGGATGGTTTCAACAATAGAAATGATGGAATTAATTGCAATGTATGTTAAAAAGCAAGATTCACCATATGTGATTGATCCAGTAATGGTTGCGACAAGTGGGCATGCTTTAATGGAAAAAGAGTCACGTCAAGTGATTCGAGATTTACTTATTCCACTTGCTACAATAGTTACTCCTAATGTTCCAGAAGCGGAAATATTAGTGAACTTTAAGATTGAGGATGTAGAAGATTTAAAGAAAGCAGCGAAGGTCATCGTTGATGAATTAGGGGCTGCTGCGGCAGTTGTCAAAGGTGGACATCTAGAAGGTAAAGCGGTTGATGTTTTGTATGATAAGCAAGTTTTTCATTTATTAGAAGCAGAACGTACGTATACAAAGCATACGCATGGAACTGGTTGTACGTTCTCGGCTGTGATTACAGCTGAATTAGCAAAAGGTCAACCTGTATTAGATGCAGTTACGATTGGTAAGCAGTTTATTACAGATGCGATTCGGTATACATTAAATATTGGTACAGGAAGCGGTCCAACAAATCATTGGGGTCATCGCTTGCAAGGTTTGCCAAATCAAAAGAAGGAGGAATAA
- a CDS encoding CynX/NimT family MFS transporter produces the protein MTRRFTGKQIFFMIGIILVSFNLRPAITSVGPLIGTIRDQMGLANWNAGLITSLPLLAFACMSPIAPKLRNKYGNEATILIGLVFLLIGILIRMIVTSPTLYLGTIFVGLGIAICNVLLPGIIKEKFPKHIGTMTGVYTTCMSIFAAIASGISIPLAKNLGLGWQNALGLWALLAIIGITVWFLLYRKQPKEVETEYYTTSGSRLYQSPLAWQVTLFMGMQSFMFYVTISWLPEIIHAQGFTIATGGWLLSYMQFVSLPATFLTPILAGRMRNQQGIMIGIGIVALLGYGALFFGGSLAFTIVAITLIGFALGSSISLALALLGMRATTAKQAAELSGMAQSFGYLLAAVGPIAIGLIYDLTQTWGIPLVVIIVISVIMTSFGLGATRDKFV, from the coding sequence ATGACACGCCGTTTTACTGGAAAACAGATCTTTTTTATGATTGGCATTATTCTTGTATCTTTTAACTTACGTCCTGCAATTACTTCTGTAGGACCTTTAATTGGCACAATTCGTGACCAAATGGGATTAGCTAATTGGAATGCGGGTTTAATTACTAGTTTACCGTTACTAGCATTTGCCTGTATGTCACCAATCGCACCTAAATTACGTAACAAATATGGTAATGAGGCAACAATATTAATTGGATTAGTCTTTTTACTTATCGGCATTTTAATTCGAATGATTGTAACCAGTCCAACACTCTATTTAGGAACAATATTTGTTGGATTAGGGATTGCAATCTGCAATGTGCTTTTACCAGGGATTATTAAAGAGAAGTTCCCTAAACATATCGGAACGATGACTGGCGTTTATACGACTTGTATGTCGATATTCGCTGCAATAGCTTCAGGTATTAGTATTCCCTTAGCAAAAAACCTTGGCCTTGGATGGCAAAATGCTTTAGGTCTATGGGCGTTACTCGCAATTATCGGGATCACTGTTTGGTTTTTACTTTATCGAAAACAACCAAAAGAGGTGGAAACGGAGTACTATACGACTTCTGGAAGCCGTTTATACCAATCACCTCTTGCTTGGCAGGTTACCCTTTTTATGGGTATGCAGTCCTTTATGTTTTATGTAACGATATCTTGGTTACCTGAAATCATTCATGCCCAGGGCTTTACTATTGCGACTGGTGGTTGGTTACTATCTTATATGCAATTTGTCAGTTTACCAGCCACGTTTTTAACACCCATTCTAGCAGGACGCATGCGGAACCAACAAGGTATTATGATTGGGATCGGAATCGTTGCTTTACTTGGGTATGGTGCTCTCTTTTTCGGAGGATCTTTAGCCTTTACCATTGTAGCAATCACACTTATCGGATTCGCTCTCGGTTCAAGTATTAGCTTAGCACTTGCCTTATTAGGAATGAGAGCAACAACCGCAAAACAAGCTGCAGAATTATCAGGTATGGCCCAATCATTTGGATACCTCTTAGCTGCAGTTGGTCCAATCGCGATCGGTTTAATATATGATTTAACCCAAACATGGGGTATACCACTAGTTGTTATTATCGTTATATCAGTTATAATGACATCATTTGGTTTAGGAGCAACAAGAGATAAATTTGTTTAA
- the lepB gene encoding signal peptidase I has product MIVSFFREIFSWIKAIAIALIIVFVVREFLVTPSIVKGESMMPSLQDGDRIIISKLTSIDRFDEIAFQSPDRDEKYVKRVIGVAGDSIKMENDILYINGIAYDEPYLEKFKQSLSGEQSLTDDFDLEALTGETIVPDGKLFVLGDNRLVSRDSRAFGLITEESVIGDVVFRIWPLDQFGIPE; this is encoded by the coding sequence ATGATAGTATCGTTTTTCAGAGAAATATTCTCATGGATAAAAGCAATTGCAATTGCATTAATCATTGTATTTGTCGTAAGAGAATTTTTAGTGACGCCCTCGATTGTTAAAGGAGAATCGATGATGCCTAGCTTGCAGGACGGTGATAGAATTATCATTAGTAAGTTAACATCAATTGATCGCTTTGACGAGATTGCATTTCAATCACCTGACAGAGATGAGAAGTACGTAAAACGTGTGATAGGTGTTGCAGGTGATTCAATTAAAATGGAAAATGATATTTTATATATAAATGGAATAGCTTATGATGAACCATACCTCGAAAAATTCAAGCAAAGCTTAAGTGGTGAGCAAAGTCTGACCGATGATTTTGATCTTGAAGCATTAACTGGAGAAACGATTGTTCCAGATGGTAAATTATTTGTATTAGGTGACAATCGATTGGTGAGCAGAGATAGCAGAGCGTTTGGCCTGATTACAGAGGAATCTGTGATTGGTGATGTTGTTTTTCGTATTTGGCCATTAGATCAATTTGGTATTCCAGAATAA
- the cudC gene encoding choline uptake/conversion transcriptional regulator CudC has protein sequence MNNKENSKAKQQIEAAQDIVIGSITETMDLYGVTPSAANLYATMYFKDQMTLDEMREELEMSKPSMSTSVRKLQEFEMVKKTFTRGSRKHTYVAEKNFFRSFMAFYCQMWEREVKTNMEAINQSQLELSEVVEDKTASPQDSEMAKKTYDQLEESKVYYNWLSRLVSSIRSEEIFEFLPKD, from the coding sequence ATGAATAATAAAGAGAATTCAAAAGCTAAACAGCAAATTGAAGCGGCTCAAGATATAGTGATTGGATCTATTACAGAAACGATGGATCTTTATGGTGTCACACCATCAGCAGCTAATTTATATGCTACGATGTATTTTAAAGATCAAATGACTTTGGATGAAATGCGTGAGGAATTAGAAATGAGTAAGCCTAGTATGAGCACCAGCGTACGTAAACTTCAGGAATTTGAAATGGTGAAAAAGACGTTCACACGTGGAAGTAGAAAACATACTTATGTAGCTGAAAAAAACTTTTTTCGATCGTTTATGGCGTTTTACTGTCAAATGTGGGAAAGAGAAGTCAAGACAAACATGGAGGCTATCAATCAATCCCAATTAGAGCTAAGTGAGGTAGTTGAAGACAAAACTGCTAGTCCACAAGATAGTGAGATGGCAAAAAAAACGTATGATCAATTAGAAGAGTCAAAAGTATACTATAATTGGTTGTCGCGTTTAGTTTCAAGTATAAGAAGTGAAGAAATATTTGAATTTTTACCTAAAGATTAG
- a CDS encoding type 1 glutamine amidotransferase domain-containing protein: MRLKNKKVIALVESDFEDLELWYPILRLREEGATVDLVGKEANKIYIGKYGVPAESDKAFKDIDVDAYDAILVPGGWAPDKLRRYPEVLDFVKAMDQAKKPIGQICHAGWVLISAHILQDVKVTSTPGIKDDMTNGGAIWLDEPVVVDGHIISSRRPPDLPPYVKAFADKLAES, from the coding sequence ATGCGTTTAAAAAATAAGAAGGTAATCGCCTTAGTAGAAAGTGACTTTGAAGACTTAGAATTATGGTATCCGATATTAAGATTACGTGAAGAAGGCGCTACAGTTGATTTAGTTGGTAAGGAAGCAAATAAGATATATATAGGTAAATATGGTGTTCCTGCCGAGTCAGATAAAGCATTTAAGGATATAGATGTTGATGCGTATGATGCGATTCTTGTACCTGGAGGATGGGCACCTGATAAATTACGTCGCTATCCAGAAGTACTTGATTTTGTGAAAGCAATGGATCAAGCAAAGAAACCAATTGGACAAATATGTCATGCGGGTTGGGTGCTTATTTCAGCACATATCTTACAGGATGTTAAAGTGACAAGTACGCCAGGCATTAAAGATGACATGACAAATGGTGGTGCAATTTGGCTTGATGAACCTGTTGTTGTTGATGGTCATATCATTTCAAGTCGTCGTCCACCCGACTTACCGCCTTATGTAAAAGCTTTTGCTGATAAATTAGCTGAATCATAA
- the splB gene encoding spore photoproduct lyase encodes MVKPFVPQLVYFEPRALEYPLGKTLHDKFSKMDIEIRETTSHNQVRNLPGENDFQKYRVAKSTLVVGLRKTLKFDTSKPSAEYAIPFATGCMGHCHYCYLQTTMGSKPYIRTYVNTEEIFETAEAYMKERAPEITRFEASCTSDIVGIDHLTHTLKEAIEYFGRSKYGLLRFVTKFAHVDHLLDADHRGRTRFRFSINDDYVIKFFEPGTSRLNERVEAAVKVAEAGYPLGFIIAPIYLHEGWREGYQLMLERLADTLPDTAKRDLTFELIQHRFTGPAKRVIQKNYPMTKLELDESKRKTKWGRYGIWKYVYQDNEQEEMKDLFMNTIPKLFPKAKIEYFT; translated from the coding sequence ATGGTTAAACCATTTGTACCACAACTTGTTTACTTTGAACCTCGTGCTTTGGAATATCCGTTAGGGAAGACATTGCATGACAAATTTTCAAAAATGGATATTGAAATAAGAGAAACAACTTCGCATAATCAAGTACGCAATTTACCTGGGGAGAATGATTTTCAAAAGTATCGTGTTGCAAAGTCAACATTAGTAGTAGGTTTAAGGAAGACATTGAAATTTGATACATCAAAACCATCGGCTGAATATGCAATTCCATTTGCGACAGGATGTATGGGACACTGTCACTATTGTTACTTGCAGACTACTATGGGGAGCAAGCCTTATATCAGAACTTATGTTAATACAGAAGAGATTTTTGAGACAGCTGAAGCATATATGAAAGAGCGTGCACCTGAGATTACTCGATTTGAAGCCTCTTGTACCTCTGACATTGTTGGAATTGATCATTTAACGCATACCCTTAAAGAGGCGATTGAATATTTTGGGCGATCAAAGTATGGTTTATTACGATTTGTTACAAAATTTGCGCATGTTGACCATTTACTAGATGCTGATCACAGAGGTCGTACAAGGTTTCGCTTTAGTATCAACGATGATTATGTCATTAAATTTTTTGAACCAGGTACTTCGCGTTTAAATGAAAGGGTAGAGGCTGCTGTTAAAGTTGCAGAGGCAGGTTATCCATTGGGGTTTATTATTGCACCAATATATTTACACGAGGGTTGGCGTGAAGGATATCAGTTGATGTTAGAAAGATTAGCAGATACGTTACCTGATACTGCCAAACGTGATTTAACCTTTGAGCTGATCCAGCATCGATTTACAGGACCCGCTAAACGTGTGATTCAAAAAAACTACCCGATGACAAAACTCGAGCTGGATGAATCAAAAAGAAAAACAAAGTGGGGCAGGTACGGTATTTGGAAATATGTTTATCAGGATAATGAACAAGAAGAAATGAAAGATCTTTTTATGAATACAATACCAAAATTATTTCCGAAAGCCAAAATTGAATATTTTACTTAA
- a CDS encoding GNAT family N-acetyltransferase: MFTYKIDDDLELKLLDLQDAPRTFALVDQSREHLRNWLAWVDKTNTVKDSEKFIQATMKGFVDRQSLNTAIIYKGEMVGIAGYNELDWTNKVAYIGYWLGQDYQGYGIMTKVTKRLTDYAINDLELNRVDIRAAVENKKSRAIPERLGFKMEGQLRQAEYVNDKYLDHVVYSMLAADWKVI; this comes from the coding sequence TTGTTCACATATAAAATTGATGATGACTTGGAACTGAAACTATTAGACTTACAAGATGCACCGCGAACTTTCGCTTTGGTTGATCAATCTAGAGAACATCTAAGAAATTGGTTAGCTTGGGTTGACAAAACGAATACTGTTAAAGATAGTGAAAAATTTATTCAAGCTACTATGAAGGGGTTTGTTGATCGTCAATCATTAAATACTGCTATTATATACAAAGGCGAGATGGTAGGTATTGCGGGATATAACGAATTAGATTGGACTAACAAAGTAGCGTATATTGGGTATTGGTTAGGACAGGACTATCAAGGTTATGGAATTATGACGAAGGTTACGAAAAGGTTAACAGATTATGCAATAAATGATTTAGAGTTAAATCGTGTTGATATTCGTGCAGCGGTAGAGAATAAAAAAAGTAGAGCGATTCCAGAACGCCTTGGTTTCAAAATGGAAGGCCAATTAAGACAAGCAGAATACGTGAATGACAAGTATCTGGATCACGTCGTATATAGCATGCTAGCAGCAGACTGGAAAGTAATATAA
- the thiM gene encoding hydroxyethylthiazole kinase, giving the protein MNKITRMIELVREKEPLVHNITNEVVVNFTANGLYAIGASPVMASAIEEVGEMAKNADGLLLNIGTLTSNQAEAMIVAGKAANEKGIPVVLDPVAVGATSLRSEVASRILEEVKISLIRGNAGEISNLSGAKAEVRGVDSVGTLDNRSVAIHAAKQLGVPVMVTGVKDVITDGKELYTISNGTQLLTKVTGTGCLLGAVIAAFLTTGEKPLLAATAAVAFYDVAAERARQNASAPGSFQIAFLDALFETNAQHVSEKINITHDSLDED; this is encoded by the coding sequence ATGAATAAGATTACGAGAATGATTGAATTGGTTAGAGAAAAAGAACCATTGGTACATAACATTACCAATGAGGTGGTCGTGAACTTTACTGCAAATGGTCTATATGCGATCGGTGCATCCCCTGTGATGGCAAGTGCAATCGAAGAGGTAGGAGAGATGGCGAAAAACGCTGACGGTTTGCTATTGAATATTGGAACATTAACTAGTAATCAAGCAGAGGCAATGATAGTCGCAGGAAAAGCTGCAAATGAAAAAGGTATCCCAGTGGTGCTTGATCCTGTAGCTGTTGGTGCTACATCATTACGTAGTGAAGTTGCTTCACGTATTTTAGAAGAGGTAAAGATTTCGTTAATACGAGGTAATGCAGGAGAGATAAGTAATTTATCTGGTGCGAAAGCAGAAGTAAGGGGTGTGGATTCTGTCGGTACACTTGATAATCGAAGTGTGGCCATTCATGCTGCTAAGCAATTGGGTGTGCCTGTAATGGTTACTGGTGTGAAAGATGTAATTACAGATGGTAAAGAATTATATACTATTTCAAATGGAACACAATTATTAACTAAAGTAACAGGAACTGGCTGTCTATTAGGTGCGGTTATAGCTGCTTTTTTAACAACCGGAGAAAAACCATTACTAGCAGCAACAGCAGCTGTGGCTTTTTATGATGTAGCAGCAGAACGTGCAAGACAAAACGCTTCTGCACCTGGGAGTTTTCAGATAGCCTTTTTAGATGCTTTATTTGAAACGAATGCACAGCATGTTTCAGAAAAAATAAATATAACACATGATAGTCTAGATGAGGATTAA
- the thiE gene encoding thiamine phosphate synthase, producing MIFTRKDLRVYFIMGSNNCDHYSPLTILEGALKGGVTMFQFREKGMGAKTGVDKKQLAQDMQRLCRKYQVPFIVNDDLDLALEIKADGVHVGQEDAGIDKVKLLCPNDFLVGVSATNEKEAVQAMKNGADYIGVGPIFTTTSKSDAKEPIDIEGIIRIRSLVGNTPIVAIGGIKQKHVGSIISAGADGVSVIGAITQASSPEKATKELLSNFR from the coding sequence ATGATCTTTACAAGAAAAGATTTACGCGTTTATTTTATTATGGGTAGCAATAATTGTGACCACTACTCTCCTTTGACCATCTTGGAGGGAGCATTAAAGGGCGGAGTCACGATGTTCCAGTTCCGTGAAAAAGGAATGGGGGCAAAGACGGGAGTAGATAAAAAGCAATTAGCACAAGATATGCAAAGGTTATGTCGAAAATATCAGGTGCCGTTTATTGTGAATGATGACCTTGATTTAGCTTTAGAAATAAAAGCAGATGGTGTTCATGTAGGACAGGAAGACGCTGGAATTGATAAAGTAAAGCTACTTTGCCCAAATGACTTTCTAGTAGGTGTATCAGCTACGAATGAGAAAGAAGCTGTCCAGGCGATGAAGAATGGTGCTGATTACATCGGTGTAGGTCCGATTTTCACTACAACTTCGAAATCGGATGCCAAAGAGCCTATTGATATAGAAGGAATTATTCGTATTAGAAGTTTAGTTGGCAACACGCCAATAGTTGCAATTGGTGGAATTAAGCAAAAGCATGTAGGCTCAATTATTTCTGCAGGGGCAGATGGTGTTTCTGTTATAGGAGCTATCACTCAAGCTTCTTCGCCTGAGAAAGCAACAAAAGAACTTTTAAGTAATTTCAGGTAA
- a CDS encoding glycine betaine ABC transporter substrate-binding protein: MNKVKKGLLSLLFLTLFAVLMACGSENAEDTSSEEETNKGTISIGQIDWAENIAVTNMWKYILEDEGYDVELTVIGMGTTMQALESQELDASLEIWLPVQDKNYYEEYNEVINFSEETWFDNAKVGLVVPSYLEDINSVEDLNANKELFNSEITGFGPGAGTMEVTEELITAYDLDYELLSSSEPAMIAAIDQAIKNEEAIVSPLWTPHWVFSEYDLKFLDDPENIYGGVEKIHHATRHGFEEDFEEVDQWFKNWKMNDEQIGELINYVEDAEEPIDGAGEWVEENRDLIGEWMNN; this comes from the coding sequence ATGAATAAGGTCAAAAAGGGGTTATTGAGTTTATTGTTCTTAACACTATTTGCTGTACTAATGGCTTGTGGTAGCGAGAATGCAGAGGATACGAGTAGTGAGGAAGAAACTAATAAAGGAACGATTAGTATCGGTCAAATTGATTGGGCTGAGAACATTGCTGTAACGAATATGTGGAAGTATATTCTTGAAGATGAAGGATATGACGTTGAACTAACCGTAATAGGTATGGGAACAACAATGCAAGCACTAGAAAGCCAGGAACTGGATGCTAGTTTAGAAATTTGGCTTCCGGTCCAAGATAAAAACTATTATGAAGAATACAATGAAGTTATTAATTTTTCTGAGGAAACATGGTTTGATAATGCAAAAGTAGGTTTAGTAGTTCCTTCGTATCTTGAAGATATTAATAGTGTAGAAGACTTAAATGCTAACAAGGAATTATTTAATTCAGAAATTACTGGATTTGGTCCTGGAGCTGGTACGATGGAAGTAACAGAGGAATTAATCACAGCTTATGACCTTGATTATGAGTTATTATCGAGTTCTGAACCTGCTATGATTGCAGCAATAGATCAAGCTATCAAAAATGAAGAGGCGATTGTATCTCCACTTTGGACACCACACTGGGTTTTCTCAGAATATGATTTAAAATTCTTAGATGATCCTGAAAATATTTATGGTGGCGTTGAAAAAATTCATCATGCGACTAGACATGGTTTTGAAGAGGATTTTGAAGAAGTTGATCAATGGTTTAAGAATTGGAAAATGAATGACGAACAAATTGGTGAATTAATAAATTATGTTGAAGATGCAGAAGAGCCTATTGATGGAGCTGGAGAATGGGTTGAAGAAAATAGAGACTTAATTGGCGAATGGATGAATAATTAA
- a CDS encoding nucleotidyltransferase domain-containing protein, giving the protein MKRLPAKEAAKKFVDMEYPNCDGALLAGSVVRGEATQTSDLDIVIFDQSLTYSYRESLIKFDWPIEVFVHNLASYKSFIAMDAAKGLSSLPRMVVDGFVLRDLGMIDKIKEEAQELIDKGPSSWSMETIQTRRYTITDMVDDLLGSKKREEDICIVMSVAPLIPEFYLRTNHQWIGESKWIHRALKKYDPSFANRYTQAFEDFFQTGTKAEIVNIIDEVLAPFGGRLFEGFSLGKQ; this is encoded by the coding sequence ATGAAAAGATTGCCAGCGAAAGAAGCAGCAAAAAAGTTTGTTGATATGGAGTATCCAAACTGTGATGGGGCATTATTAGCAGGAAGTGTTGTCCGCGGAGAAGCAACACAAACCTCGGATTTAGATATTGTTATTTTTGACCAGAGTTTAACTTATAGTTATAGAGAATCACTAATCAAATTTGATTGGCCGATTGAAGTTTTTGTTCATAATCTTGCATCTTATAAAAGTTTTATTGCAATGGATGCCGCTAAAGGATTATCCTCATTACCACGTATGGTTGTCGATGGTTTTGTATTACGTGATTTAGGAATGATAGATAAAATAAAAGAAGAGGCACAGGAATTAATTGATAAAGGTCCTTCTTCATGGTCAATGGAAACGATTCAAACAAGACGGTATACGATAACGGATATGGTGGATGACTTGTTGGGCAGTAAAAAACGAGAAGAAGATATATGTATTGTGATGAGTGTAGCGCCACTCATCCCTGAATTTTATTTGCGTACGAATCATCAATGGATTGGTGAGTCAAAATGGATCCACCGTGCTTTGAAAAAATATGATCCATCTTTTGCAAATAGGTATACACAAGCATTTGAGGATTTCTTTCAAACAGGTACAAAGGCAGAGATTGTTAATATAATTGATGAAGTTCTAGCGCCATTTGGAGGAAGATTGTTTGAAGGTTTCTCATTAGGGAAACAATAA
- the betB gene encoding betaine-aldehyde dehydrogenase: protein MRLLKQYINGEWVTAKSGKTREIINPFNQEIIASAAEGDESDSKAAIAAAREAFDHGKWPLTPATERGNIVRKIAELIERDKEELAELESLDTGKTVEESRGDMDDIAGVFRYYAQIADKNGGEIIDSPVPNSISKVVHEPVGVCGQITPWNYPLLQASWKLAPALATGNTLIMKPSEITPLTTVKVFELIEEAGVPKGVANLVLGSGMTVGAELASSTDVDLISFTGGIVTGKKIMQAASINVKKLALELGGKNPNVVFADADIDNAIDQALNAVYFHAGQICSAGTRLILEESIHDDFVEALVKRVQHIKLGSGFDEATQMGPLISAEHLAKVEKYVEMGKQEGATVAVGGKRPEDAELQDGFFYLPTIFTNCTTDMKVVQDEAFGPIITVEKFKTEEEAINLANDSIYGLAGGVWTNDIVKAERCVAKMRMGTVWINEFNLYFPHAPWGGYKQSGIGRELGKLGIEEYTETKHIFHNLKPEAINWF, encoded by the coding sequence TTGCGTTTACTAAAACAGTACATTAATGGAGAATGGGTAACAGCAAAATCAGGAAAGACTAGAGAAATTATTAACCCTTTTAACCAAGAAATAATAGCTTCCGCTGCTGAAGGCGACGAATCGGATTCTAAAGCTGCAATTGCTGCGGCAAGAGAAGCGTTTGATCATGGCAAGTGGCCATTAACACCTGCAACTGAACGAGGCAATATCGTTAGAAAAATTGCCGAATTAATTGAAAGAGATAAAGAAGAATTAGCTGAATTAGAGTCATTAGATACAGGAAAGACAGTAGAAGAAAGTCGTGGGGATATGGATGATATCGCTGGCGTATTTCGTTATTACGCCCAAATTGCTGATAAAAACGGTGGCGAAATAATTGATTCTCCTGTTCCAAACTCTATTAGTAAAGTTGTTCATGAACCAGTTGGTGTCTGTGGACAAATTACACCTTGGAATTATCCATTGCTACAAGCATCGTGGAAATTAGCGCCTGCGTTAGCAACAGGAAACACATTAATAATGAAGCCAAGTGAAATTACACCACTAACTACAGTAAAAGTATTTGAATTAATAGAAGAAGCCGGTGTTCCTAAAGGTGTTGCTAACCTTGTGCTTGGCTCTGGAATGACTGTTGGAGCTGAACTCGCTAGTAGCACCGACGTTGATTTAATTTCCTTTACTGGTGGAATCGTTACTGGAAAGAAAATTATGCAGGCAGCAAGTATAAATGTGAAAAAACTTGCTTTAGAATTAGGCGGAAAGAATCCTAATGTTGTCTTTGCAGATGCGGATATTGACAATGCAATTGATCAAGCTCTAAATGCTGTATATTTTCACGCTGGACAAATTTGTTCAGCTGGAACACGACTTATATTAGAAGAAAGTATTCATGATGATTTTGTTGAAGCACTTGTCAAACGTGTTCAACATATAAAACTTGGTAGTGGTTTTGATGAAGCTACACAAATGGGCCCACTTATTTCCGCTGAACATCTTGCAAAAGTGGAAAAGTATGTAGAAATGGGCAAACAAGAAGGCGCAACAGTTGCTGTAGGTGGCAAGCGTCCAGAAGACGCAGAACTTCAAGATGGATTCTTCTACTTACCAACTATTTTCACAAATTGTACAACAGACATGAAAGTAGTACAAGATGAAGCATTTGGTCCTATTATTACAGTTGAAAAGTTTAAAACAGAAGAGGAAGCGATTAACTTAGCTAATGATTCTATTTACGGACTTGCTGGTGGTGTATGGACAAATGATATTGTTAAAGCTGAACGCTGTGTTGCAAAAATGCGCATGGGAACAGTATGGATTAATGAATTCAACCTATATTTCCCGCATGCACCATGGGGTGGCTATAAGCAATCAGGAATTGGACGTGAGCTTGGTAAATTAGGAATTGAAGAATATACAGAAACAAAACATATCTTTCATAATCTTAAACCTGAAGCAATTAACTGGTTCTAA